In Rhizobium sp. N324, a single genomic region encodes these proteins:
- a CDS encoding site-specific DNA-methyltransferase — protein MASVFPLADLKASIRSGSRPDSWVDTIIKGDCVSALEALPNHSVDVIFADPPYNLQLGGTLHRPDQSLVDAVDDEWDQFASFEAYDAFTRAWLLACRRVLKPTGSIWVIGSYHNIFRVGATLQDLNFWILNDIIWRKTNPMPNFKGRRFQNAHETMIWASPNAKAKGYTFNYDAMKAANDDVQMRSDWLFPICNGNERLKGEDGKKVHPTQKPEALLARVIMASTKPGDIVLDPFFGSGTTGAVAKRLGRHFVGIEREQDYIDAASARIAAVEPLGKAELTVMTGKKAEVRVAFNVLVESGLIKPGQVLTDAKRRYSAIVRADGTVASGGDAGSIHRLGAKVQGLDACNGWTFWHFEDGQSLRPIDDLRSVIRSDLTKVE, from the coding sequence ATGGCATCAGTTTTTCCGCTTGCCGACCTCAAGGCATCCATCAGGTCGGGTTCCCGGCCGGATTCTTGGGTCGACACGATTATCAAGGGTGATTGCGTCAGCGCCCTTGAAGCTTTGCCCAACCACTCCGTCGATGTCATCTTCGCCGACCCGCCGTATAATCTTCAGCTCGGCGGAACGCTGCATCGTCCCGATCAGTCGCTGGTCGATGCCGTCGATGACGAATGGGACCAGTTCGCCTCCTTCGAGGCCTATGACGCCTTCACCCGCGCCTGGCTGCTCGCCTGCCGCCGCGTCTTGAAGCCGACGGGCTCGATCTGGGTGATCGGCTCCTACCACAACATCTTCCGTGTCGGCGCCACGCTGCAGGATCTGAACTTCTGGATCCTCAACGACATCATCTGGCGCAAGACCAATCCGATGCCGAATTTCAAGGGCCGCCGGTTCCAGAACGCCCATGAGACGATGATCTGGGCAAGCCCCAATGCCAAGGCCAAGGGCTACACCTTCAATTACGATGCGATGAAGGCCGCCAATGACGACGTGCAGATGCGCTCCGACTGGCTGTTCCCGATCTGCAACGGCAATGAGCGGCTGAAGGGCGAGGACGGCAAGAAGGTGCATCCGACCCAGAAGCCGGAAGCGCTGCTCGCCCGCGTCATCATGGCCTCGACCAAGCCTGGCGATATCGTGCTCGATCCCTTCTTCGGCTCGGGAACGACGGGCGCCGTCGCCAAGCGTCTCGGCCGTCACTTCGTCGGTATCGAGCGCGAGCAGGATTATATCGATGCGGCATCCGCCCGCATCGCCGCCGTCGAGCCGCTGGGCAAGGCGGAACTGACCGTCATGACCGGCAAGAAGGCCGAAGTTCGCGTCGCCTTCAACGTGCTTGTGGAAAGCGGCCTGATCAAACCCGGCCAGGTACTGACCGATGCCAAACGCCGCTACAGCGCCATCGTGCGCGCTGACGGCACCGTGGCGTCAGGCGGCGACGCCGGCTCTATTCATCGTCTCGGCGCCAAGGTGCAGGGTCTCGATGCATGCAACGGATGGACCTTCTGGCATTTCGAAGACGGGCAGTCCCTGCGCCCGATCGACGATCTCAGGTCCGTCATCCGCAGTGATCTGACAAAGGTGGAGTGA
- a CDS encoding ArsR/SmtB family transcription factor, protein MKEGPDIAQIGALIGDPARANMLAALTGGRALTATELAGVGGITVQTASTHLSKLEAGGLLAQRKQGRHRYFTLADEAVARLIESMMGFAAGRGHLRHRPGPKEPALRKARICYDHLAGDYGVRMLDSLIASGAIDAVGDGLSLTEKGESDLKCIGIDAGALRSSRRPLCRSCLDWSERRAHLAGSLGKALLSNFLDKGWARRTAESRSILFSPEGDRQFLMLFPVDA, encoded by the coding sequence ATGAAGGAAGGTCCTGACATTGCGCAGATCGGCGCGCTCATCGGCGATCCCGCCCGCGCCAACATGCTGGCGGCGCTGACCGGCGGCCGCGCATTGACGGCGACCGAGCTCGCCGGCGTCGGCGGCATCACGGTGCAGACGGCGAGCACCCATCTCTCCAAGCTTGAAGCCGGCGGGCTGCTTGCCCAGCGCAAGCAGGGGCGCCACCGCTATTTCACGCTGGCCGACGAAGCCGTCGCCCGACTGATCGAAAGCATGATGGGCTTTGCCGCCGGGCGCGGGCATCTGCGCCACCGGCCGGGGCCGAAGGAGCCGGCGCTGCGCAAGGCGCGCATCTGCTACGATCATCTCGCCGGCGATTACGGCGTGCGCATGCTCGACAGCCTGATTGCCTCAGGCGCGATCGACGCGGTCGGCGACGGGCTGTCTCTGACCGAAAAGGGCGAAAGCGATCTCAAATGCATCGGTATCGATGCCGGTGCGCTTCGATCGTCGCGCCGCCCGCTTTGCCGCTCCTGCCTCGACTGGAGCGAAAGACGCGCCCATCTAGCCGGCAGCCTCGGCAAGGCGCTGCTGTCAAATTTCCTCGACAAGGGCTGGGCGCGGCGCACGGCCGAAAGCCGCTCGATCCTCTTCTCGCCCGAAGGCGACCGGCAGTTTCTAATGCTTTTTCCGGTCGATGCGTAG
- a CDS encoding ABC transporter permease has translation MKKKLPRGTGLAGALIVLIIAASLISPHFLNPINILNVLRQVALYGILGIGMTFVILTKGIDLSVGSIVALVGVTGAVLMEQGMPIPLMVLICIAIGALVGCVNGFGISFFRIPAFIMTLGCMVMVRGFALMIADGGTVNPSKLADSFFVLGGGYLLGVPTPIYVFAIVCIVAAVVLSLTPFGRAIYAVGSNEEAARLSGINVPLVIFSVYIICGVLAALSGLIFLSRLSVGDPNSGLGLELEAITIAVIGGTSLFGGEGTVLGTMGGAMVLAIIANILNLAGVSPFSQQVVKGAIIVLAVLLEAGRKARR, from the coding sequence ATGAAGAAAAAACTTCCGCGGGGAACGGGGCTTGCCGGTGCACTGATCGTATTGATCATAGCCGCCTCGCTGATCTCCCCTCATTTTCTCAATCCTATCAATATCCTGAATGTCCTGAGACAAGTCGCCCTCTATGGGATTCTCGGCATCGGCATGACATTCGTGATCCTGACCAAGGGGATCGATCTTTCTGTGGGGTCGATCGTCGCGCTGGTTGGCGTTACCGGTGCGGTGTTGATGGAACAGGGCATGCCCATCCCCTTGATGGTGCTGATCTGCATCGCCATCGGCGCCCTTGTCGGCTGCGTCAACGGCTTCGGCATTTCCTTTTTTCGCATTCCGGCCTTCATCATGACCCTCGGCTGCATGGTCATGGTGCGCGGCTTCGCGCTGATGATCGCCGATGGCGGCACCGTCAATCCGAGCAAGCTCGCCGACAGCTTTTTCGTGCTCGGCGGGGGCTACTTGCTGGGCGTGCCGACACCGATCTACGTCTTCGCGATCGTCTGCATCGTCGCTGCCGTCGTGCTCAGCCTCACGCCGTTCGGCCGCGCCATCTATGCGGTCGGCAGCAATGAAGAGGCGGCAAGGCTCTCCGGCATCAATGTGCCGCTCGTCATCTTCAGCGTCTACATCATCTGCGGCGTGCTGGCCGCGCTTTCCGGCCTGATTTTCCTGTCCCGCCTTTCCGTCGGCGACCCGAATTCCGGCCTCGGCCTCGAACTGGAAGCAATTACGATCGCGGTGATCGGCGGCACGTCGCTGTTCGGCGGCGAAGGCACGGTTCTCGGCACGATGGGGGGCGCCATGGTCCTGGCCATCATCGCAAACATTCTCAATCTCGCAGGCGTTTCACCATTTTCACAACAGGTGGTGAAGGGCGCGATCATCGTTCTTGCCGTGCTGCTCGAAGCCGGAAGAAAAGCACGCAGGTAG
- the mutY gene encoding A/G-specific adenine glycosylase — protein sequence MTITTPDTPSAQPLLDWYDRHHRNLPWRVSPGMAARGAKPDPYHIWLSEVMLQQTTVQAVKPYFARFLERWPAVTDLAVAENDAVMAAWAGLGYYARARNLKKCAEAVAKEHGGIFPDTEEGLKSLPGIGDYTAAAVAAIAFDRQAAVMDGNVERVISRLYAIDTPLPVAKPLMKQKVALLTPASRPGDFAQAMMDLGATICTPKRPACSLCPFRGACEALKLSGPELFPVKAAKKEKPVRQGAAFIAVTEDGEILLRRRAESGLLGGMTEVPTTGWTARIDGETSSAAAPFEAAWQACGTVIHVFTHFELRLSIWRTAIGGRPKTKGDMNDEWWEPVTNLEAQALPTVMKKAIATAIPRAFKTSKGRP from the coding sequence ATGACGATCACCACACCCGACACGCCCTCCGCACAGCCCCTGCTCGACTGGTACGACCGGCATCACCGCAACCTGCCCTGGCGCGTTTCGCCCGGCATGGCGGCGCGTGGCGCCAAGCCCGATCCCTATCACATCTGGCTGTCGGAGGTGATGCTGCAGCAAACAACGGTGCAGGCGGTCAAACCCTATTTCGCCAGGTTTCTCGAACGCTGGCCTGCGGTGACTGATCTGGCCGTGGCCGAGAACGACGCCGTCATGGCCGCCTGGGCCGGGCTCGGCTATTACGCGCGAGCCCGCAACCTGAAGAAATGCGCCGAGGCGGTGGCGAAAGAGCATGGCGGCATCTTTCCCGATACCGAAGAAGGGCTGAAGTCGCTGCCCGGCATCGGTGATTATACGGCCGCCGCCGTCGCCGCCATCGCCTTCGACCGGCAGGCGGCGGTGATGGACGGCAATGTCGAGCGGGTGATCTCCAGGCTTTATGCGATCGACACGCCGCTGCCGGTCGCCAAGCCGCTGATGAAGCAAAAGGTGGCGCTGCTGACGCCGGCGAGCCGGCCCGGCGATTTCGCCCAGGCGATGATGGATCTCGGCGCGACGATCTGCACGCCGAAGCGGCCGGCCTGTTCGCTCTGTCCGTTCCGCGGCGCCTGCGAGGCGCTGAAGCTTTCCGGTCCCGAGCTCTTCCCCGTCAAGGCGGCGAAGAAGGAGAAGCCGGTGCGGCAGGGTGCGGCCTTCATCGCGGTGACTGAGGATGGCGAGATCCTGCTCAGGCGGCGCGCCGAAAGCGGCCTGCTCGGCGGCATGACCGAGGTGCCGACGACGGGGTGGACGGCGCGCATCGACGGCGAGACGTCTTCTGCGGCCGCGCCCTTCGAGGCGGCCTGGCAGGCCTGCGGCACCGTCATCCATGTCTTCACCCATTTCGAGCTCAGGCTGTCGATCTGGCGGACGGCGATCGGCGGCAGGCCAAAAACGAAGGGCGATATGAATGACGAATGGTGGGAGCCGGTTACAAATCTTGAGGCGCAGGCCTTGCCGACCGTCATGAAAAAAGCGATCGCAACGGCTATTCCTCGCGCGTTCAAAACATCCAAGGGACGACCATGA
- a CDS encoding LacI family DNA-binding transcriptional regulator, which produces MATITDVARVAGVSVSTVSHVVNGTRHVNEATAALVRDAIQSLGFVPNAVARSLVRSSTDAVGIAISISTNYYFNDIVSSIERACAAIGQLVFLCDTQNDPETELKLVRELVQRRVDGVILAPSSDPENRAVDYLKSARMPFVLVDRLTVADADGVCLDNEAAMETLIDHLVGHGHRRIGLIAGEPGLLSTIERVRGYVGAMRKHGLEIDRSLMSEGNANSADARQSAFDILSRADRPTAIASGNNLATIGVMRAVRDLGLRISEDLALIGFDDFDWADCFEPRLTVMAQPSETIGMQAAEMLSRRIKSSTDNPRQVRLPAKLVIRRSCGCGGH; this is translated from the coding sequence ATGGCGACAATCACTGATGTTGCGCGCGTCGCGGGCGTCTCGGTCTCCACCGTGTCGCACGTCGTCAACGGCACCCGGCATGTGAACGAAGCGACGGCCGCACTCGTCAGAGACGCCATCCAAAGCCTCGGATTCGTGCCGAACGCGGTGGCACGCTCGCTGGTGCGATCCTCGACCGACGCCGTCGGTATCGCGATCTCGATCAGCACCAACTACTATTTCAACGATATCGTCTCCTCCATCGAGCGAGCTTGCGCGGCCATCGGGCAGCTCGTATTTCTTTGCGACACGCAGAACGATCCTGAGACCGAGCTGAAGCTGGTCCGCGAACTCGTTCAGCGGCGCGTGGATGGGGTGATTCTGGCTCCATCAAGCGATCCGGAAAACCGCGCCGTCGACTATCTCAAATCCGCTCGCATGCCCTTCGTGCTCGTCGACCGTCTGACGGTTGCCGATGCGGATGGGGTTTGCCTGGACAACGAGGCGGCGATGGAGACGCTGATCGACCATCTTGTGGGCCACGGTCACCGTCGCATCGGCCTCATCGCCGGCGAACCCGGGCTGCTCTCCACGATCGAACGCGTGCGTGGATATGTCGGCGCCATGCGCAAGCACGGGCTCGAGATCGATCGCAGTCTGATGAGCGAAGGCAATGCGAACAGTGCGGATGCCCGCCAATCGGCGTTTGACATCCTAAGCAGGGCGGACCGGCCGACGGCGATCGCCTCGGGCAACAATCTGGCGACAATCGGCGTCATGCGCGCGGTGCGGGATCTTGGATTGCGCATCTCCGAGGATCTGGCGCTGATCGGCTTTGACGATTTCGACTGGGCAGACTGCTTCGAGCCGCGGCTGACCGTCATGGCGCAGCCGAGCGAGACGATCGGCATGCAGGCCGCGGAAATGCTGTCGAGGCGGATCAAATCGAGCACGGACAACCCGCGACAGGTCCGCCTGCCGGCAAAACTGGTAATTCGCCGCTCCTGCGGCTGCGGAGGGCATTAA
- a CDS encoding sugar ABC transporter ATP-binding protein has protein sequence MTSALALAGITKSFPGVRALKGVSFSLQPGEIRALVGENGAGKSTLMKILSGAYSADEGRIELFGEAVLDPTPAGMIARGVAVIYQELAQAPHLTVAENVLMGRLPRKGALIDWGEAKRRTVEVVDRLGFDVDPTARIGTLSVAKRQMVEIAKALARNAKIIVLDEPSAVLAQAEIDQLFRVVRQLARESGVAFVYISHRLREVFELSDTVTVLRDGTVIHNGPSNGLTTDDLIRSMVGRDVGDVFPKRVPRIGGEALSAKGISTPALLKNVSIHVRKGEIVGLFGLAGAGRTELLRAIYGADPRGAGEVSINGAMASIGSPRAGITRGLGLVPEDRKTEGLFLIQSVGFNIMSASLAQIVRFGLLSLRRERKIVSGLIERLRIRTPNAAAATQNLSGGNQQKCVLARLVSAGCEILLADEPTRGVDVGAKREIYDLLVELAESRGLAIVMASSELPEILGLCDRLYVLREGEVTAELDARTATEEDVMHFAALH, from the coding sequence ATGACGTCGGCGCTGGCTCTTGCTGGGATCACTAAATCCTTTCCGGGCGTGCGCGCTCTGAAGGGCGTGTCGTTTTCTCTGCAGCCCGGAGAAATCAGGGCATTGGTGGGTGAGAACGGGGCCGGGAAATCGACGCTGATGAAGATCCTCTCCGGCGCCTATTCGGCCGACGAGGGGCGGATCGAGCTGTTTGGCGAAGCGGTGCTCGATCCGACGCCGGCCGGGATGATCGCGCGCGGCGTCGCGGTCATTTACCAGGAGTTGGCCCAGGCGCCGCACCTGACCGTCGCCGAAAATGTTCTGATGGGGCGGTTGCCACGCAAGGGCGCCCTGATCGACTGGGGCGAGGCAAAGCGCCGGACCGTCGAGGTCGTTGACCGGCTCGGTTTCGATGTCGATCCGACCGCTCGCATCGGCACGCTTTCCGTCGCCAAGCGGCAGATGGTGGAGATTGCCAAGGCGCTGGCGCGCAACGCCAAGATCATCGTGCTCGACGAGCCGTCGGCGGTGTTGGCGCAGGCAGAAATCGATCAGCTGTTCCGGGTCGTCCGGCAGCTGGCGCGCGAGAGCGGCGTTGCCTTCGTCTATATCTCGCATCGCCTGCGCGAAGTTTTCGAACTGAGCGATACCGTCACCGTTCTGCGCGACGGCACGGTCATCCACAACGGGCCCTCCAATGGCCTGACGACGGATGATCTCATTCGCAGCATGGTCGGCCGGGACGTCGGCGACGTCTTTCCCAAGCGCGTACCCCGGATTGGCGGGGAAGCCCTGTCCGCCAAGGGTATTTCGACGCCGGCGCTGCTCAAAAACGTCAGCATCCATGTGCGCAAGGGCGAGATCGTCGGTCTCTTCGGCCTGGCGGGCGCCGGCCGTACCGAGCTTCTGCGCGCCATCTACGGCGCTGACCCGCGTGGCGCCGGCGAGGTCAGCATCAACGGCGCGATGGCAAGCATCGGTTCGCCGCGCGCCGGCATCACCAGGGGACTCGGTCTCGTGCCGGAAGACCGCAAGACAGAGGGCCTGTTTCTGATCCAGAGCGTCGGCTTCAACATCATGTCGGCCAGCCTCGCGCAGATCGTCCGTTTCGGGCTTCTGTCCCTTCGCCGCGAACGCAAAATAGTGAGCGGTCTGATCGAGCGATTGCGGATCAGGACGCCGAACGCCGCAGCAGCGACGCAGAACCTTTCGGGCGGCAATCAGCAGAAATGCGTGCTGGCGAGGCTTGTCAGCGCGGGATGCGAGATCCTGCTGGCCGACGAGCCCACACGCGGGGTCGATGTCGGGGCCAAGCGCGAGATCTACGACCTGCTGGTCGAACTCGCGGAATCCCGCGGACTGGCGATCGTCATGGCTTCTTCCGAACTGCCGGAAATCCTTGGTCTGTGCGACCGGCTCTATGTCTTGAGAGAGGGCGAGGTAACGGCCGAACTCGACGCGCGCACGGCAACCGAAGAAGACGTCATGCACTTCGCGGCGCTACATTAA
- a CDS encoding HAD family hydrolase — protein MTTKIKHIVFDIGKVLIHYDPNLPFSRLIPDETERNWFFANICTHDWNIEQDRGRTWAEAEALLIAEHPAREEHIRAFRKYWHEMVPHAYDDSVAIMEGLIAEGRDVTMLTNFASDTFREAQARFPFLTKPRGVTVSGDVGLIKPDLAIYESHTNSFGLDPKATIFIDDAPVNVEGAKEFGWNAVLFSGAEKLRSDLAAYGVKV, from the coding sequence ATGACCACCAAGATAAAGCATATTGTTTTCGATATCGGCAAAGTCCTCATTCATTACGATCCGAATCTTCCCTTCAGCCGGCTCATTCCCGACGAGACCGAGCGCAACTGGTTCTTCGCCAACATCTGCACCCATGACTGGAATATCGAGCAGGACCGCGGCCGCACCTGGGCGGAGGCCGAAGCGCTGCTGATTGCCGAGCACCCTGCCCGCGAGGAACATATCCGTGCCTTCCGCAAATATTGGCACGAGATGGTGCCGCACGCCTATGACGACAGCGTCGCGATCATGGAAGGGCTGATCGCCGAAGGGCGCGACGTGACGATGCTGACCAACTTCGCCTCCGACACTTTTCGCGAGGCGCAGGCGCGTTTCCCCTTCCTGACCAAGCCGCGCGGCGTCACCGTTTCCGGCGATGTCGGCCTGATCAAGCCGGATCTCGCCATCTACGAGAGCCATACGAACAGCTTCGGCCTCGACCCCAAGGCGACGATCTTCATCGACGATGCGCCTGTTAATGTCGAAGGCGCCAAGGAATTCGGCTGGAACGCGGTGCTGTTTTCAGGCGCGGAGAAGCTGCGCAGCGATCTTGCCGCTTACGGCGTGAAGGTCTGA
- the relB gene encoding type II toxin-antitoxin system RelB family antitoxin, translating into MLALRLPPEIEARLDELARRTGRSKSFYARQAILEHLDDLEDIYLAEKRLEELRRGESDTVSLAELMTRHGVEN; encoded by the coding sequence ATGCTGGCCTTGCGGTTGCCACCCGAAATCGAAGCACGACTCGATGAGCTTGCCAGGCGGACCGGCCGCAGCAAGAGCTTCTATGCCCGTCAGGCCATCCTCGAACATCTCGATGATCTCGAGGATATCTATCTCGCCGAAAAACGCCTCGAAGAGCTTCGGCGAGGGGAGAGTGATACCGTTTCGCTGGCCGAGTTGATGACGCGTCATGGCGTGGAGAATTGA
- a CDS encoding antibiotic biosynthesis monooxygenase family protein: MIAVIFEVVPYMGERHKYLDLAGELRSELEKIDGFISIERFESLSNRGKLLSLSFFRDEEAVRNWRNLEAHRAAQQAGRGGIFADYRLRIASVLRDYGMFERDEAPADSRKVHDAA, encoded by the coding sequence ATGATCGCCGTCATCTTCGAAGTCGTGCCCTATATGGGCGAACGCCACAAATATCTCGATCTCGCCGGCGAATTGCGATCCGAGCTCGAAAAGATCGACGGTTTCATCTCGATCGAGCGTTTCGAGAGCCTGAGCAACCGCGGCAAGCTGCTGTCGCTTTCCTTCTTCCGCGACGAGGAAGCCGTCCGCAACTGGCGCAATCTCGAAGCCCATCGCGCCGCCCAGCAGGCCGGCCGCGGCGGCATCTTCGCCGATTACCGCCTGCGCATCGCCAGTGTCCTGCGTGATTACGGCATGTTCGAACGCGACGAGGCGCCGGCGGATAGCCGCAAGGTGCATGATGCGGCGTGA
- a CDS encoding NIPSNAP family protein produces MITCFIRYQIDPFKKEAFAEYARNWGQAIPRNGADLIGYFGPHEGSATTAYGVYNIESLTAYEAYRARLAADPLGRDNYEFARREAFILKEDRIFLKNVSAPHARLVLP; encoded by the coding sequence ATGATCACCTGCTTCATCCGCTATCAGATCGACCCCTTCAAGAAAGAGGCCTTTGCCGAATATGCCCGCAACTGGGGTCAGGCCATCCCTCGGAACGGCGCTGACCTGATCGGCTATTTCGGCCCGCACGAGGGATCGGCGACGACCGCCTACGGCGTCTACAACATCGAAAGCCTCACCGCCTACGAAGCCTATCGCGCCAGGCTGGCCGCCGATCCGCTTGGCCGCGACAATTACGAATTCGCCAGGCGCGAAGCCTTCATTCTCAAGGAGGACCGCATCTTCCTCAAAAACGTCTCCGCTCCTCACGCCAGGCTGGTGCTGCCATGA
- a CDS encoding DUF721 domain-containing protein — protein MSSPRKGAKQISELANGLIDPVLARRAGINTALLGSWSEIAGEDFADCTRPEKIAWARGGGDDGSFRPGVLTIACEGARALFLTHAQGELIQRINSFFGFSAVHQIRIVQKPVSQAARRSRTPPPLKGEAARKLEGMMEGIEGDKLRQAIQRLGTAVMGKRGSGRP, from the coding sequence ATGAGTTCTCCACGCAAAGGTGCAAAGCAGATTTCCGAGCTGGCGAACGGGCTGATCGATCCCGTCCTGGCGCGCCGCGCCGGCATCAACACGGCGCTGCTCGGCTCGTGGAGCGAAATCGCCGGCGAGGATTTCGCCGATTGCACCCGGCCGGAAAAGATCGCCTGGGCCCGCGGCGGCGGCGATGACGGCAGCTTCCGCCCCGGCGTGCTGACGATCGCCTGCGAAGGCGCGCGCGCGCTATTTCTCACCCATGCCCAAGGCGAACTCATCCAGCGCATCAACAGCTTCTTCGGCTTTTCCGCCGTCCACCAGATCCGCATCGTCCAGAAGCCGGTTTCCCAAGCAGCTCGCCGCTCCCGCACCCCGCCGCCGCTGAAGGGCGAGGCCGCCCGCAAGCTCGAAGGCATGATGGAGGGCATCGAGGGCGACAAGCTGCGCCAGGCGATCCAGCGCTTGGGGACCGCGGTGATGGGCAAGCGGGGGAGCGGTCGCCCATGA
- a CDS encoding nuclear transport factor 2 family protein, which produces MAFDPAEEIERFHAAINALDFRVIEGYFAEDATYVSNGVGSLAGRAEIMAAFRKYFDDYPDQTAENSLVETLTPLSGRAVWSLSATHSKTGKPLIREGEETITFNGEGRITRVDVTDYKQF; this is translated from the coding sequence ATGGCTTTCGACCCGGCAGAGGAAATCGAACGCTTTCACGCCGCGATCAACGCGCTGGATTTTCGCGTGATCGAGGGCTATTTCGCCGAAGACGCCACCTATGTCTCGAACGGCGTCGGCAGTCTTGCCGGACGGGCTGAGATCATGGCCGCCTTCCGAAAATATTTCGACGACTATCCCGATCAGACGGCGGAAAATTCGCTGGTGGAGACGCTGACGCCGCTATCCGGCCGGGCGGTCTGGTCTCTCAGCGCCACCCACAGCAAGACGGGTAAGCCGCTGATCCGCGAGGGCGAGGAGACGATCACCTTCAATGGCGAGGGTCGCATCACTCGCGTCGACGTCACCGACTACAAACAGTTCTGA
- a CDS encoding RbsD/FucU family protein — protein sequence MALKNIPGILCPDLLWILSAMGHGDEIAIVDKNFSACRVSKKTVSGKLVSMNAASATDAIEAILAVMPLDHFVEQPLMHMEDPDQPGIMLSVHADVELLCSGAEKRSITSRPIERFAYYPMAESCFAVVQTGEIRPYGNFILKKGVV from the coding sequence ATGGCACTGAAAAACATTCCCGGGATTCTTTGCCCGGATCTTTTGTGGATATTGAGCGCGATGGGCCATGGCGACGAGATCGCCATCGTCGACAAGAATTTCTCGGCCTGCCGCGTGTCGAAAAAGACCGTCAGCGGCAAACTCGTATCGATGAACGCGGCCAGCGCCACAGATGCCATAGAGGCGATCCTGGCGGTCATGCCGCTCGATCACTTCGTCGAACAGCCGCTCATGCACATGGAGGATCCGGATCAACCCGGCATCATGCTATCCGTTCATGCGGACGTGGAATTGCTCTGCTCGGGGGCGGAAAAGCGCAGCATCACGAGCAGGCCGATCGAGCGCTTCGCCTATTATCCGATGGCTGAATCCTGCTTTGCGGTGGTTCAGACAGGGGAAATACGGCCCTATGGCAATTTCATCCTGAAGAAGGGTGTCGTTTAG
- a CDS encoding substrate-binding domain-containing protein encodes MLNITRRMLIISAGLATVLTAVPAFSADKIVIGFSQASSNSAHRNTMTKRNQAYAAEHFKDVDLIVTNAEGKSAKQISDVESLMVQGMKVLMISAQDGAAIAPTIKQVLAAGIPVITLERSLDIPVTLHVGPHNKPIGTLAGKYIAEALKGKGNVVEIKGDPAVAPAVERHEGFAEAIAGTEIKVIAETHADWDQEKALKFMEDTLQRFPAGQIQAVYAHNDNMAFGALRAIQAAGRDKEGILIIGIDGENAAIRAVAKGDLTATFTYSTVAPEGVIAAHALATNDTAALEKLGTLTKKDDGSMEIEIASKMITKDNAAEFFCKGFGDDPECK; translated from the coding sequence ATGCTTAACATCACCAGACGCATGCTCATCATCTCAGCCGGGCTCGCCACCGTGCTGACGGCTGTCCCCGCCTTCAGCGCCGACAAGATCGTCATCGGCTTTTCGCAGGCGAGTTCGAACTCGGCCCATCGCAACACGATGACCAAACGCAACCAGGCCTATGCCGCGGAGCACTTCAAGGATGTCGATCTGATCGTCACCAACGCGGAAGGCAAGTCCGCAAAGCAGATTTCGGATGTCGAAAGCCTGATGGTGCAAGGCATGAAGGTTCTGATGATTTCGGCTCAGGATGGCGCCGCCATCGCTCCGACCATCAAGCAGGTGCTGGCTGCCGGCATTCCGGTGATCACGCTCGAACGCAGTCTCGATATTCCCGTTACGCTGCATGTCGGCCCGCACAACAAACCCATCGGCACGCTTGCCGGCAAGTACATAGCCGAAGCGCTGAAGGGAAAGGGCAATGTGGTGGAGATCAAGGGCGACCCGGCTGTCGCTCCCGCGGTTGAGCGCCATGAAGGTTTTGCCGAGGCCATCGCCGGCACCGAGATCAAGGTGATCGCCGAAACTCACGCCGACTGGGACCAGGAAAAGGCGTTGAAGTTCATGGAAGACACGCTTCAGCGTTTCCCGGCCGGGCAGATCCAGGCCGTTTACGCCCATAACGACAATATGGCGTTCGGTGCGCTGCGGGCGATCCAGGCCGCCGGCCGCGACAAGGAAGGCATCCTCATCATCGGCATCGACGGCGAGAATGCCGCCATTCGTGCCGTTGCCAAGGGCGACCTGACCGCGACCTTCACCTATTCCACCGTCGCGCCGGAAGGCGTCATTGCTGCCCACGCACTTGCCACCAACGACACGGCCGCGCTTGAAAAGCTCGGAACCCTGACGAAGAAGGACGACGGCTCGATGGAGATCGAGATCGCGTCGAAGATGATCACCAAGGACAATGCCGCCGAGTTCTTCTGCAAGGGCTTCGGCGACGACCCCGAATGCAAGTGA